One window of the Cryptomeria japonica chromosome 7, Sugi_1.0, whole genome shotgun sequence genome contains the following:
- the LOC131045457 gene encoding hydroxycinnamoyltransferase-like has translation MAENEPEAVVKVGRTSVVKPAIQTPTQTMFLSNLDFCWLPFNNVQRLFFYTQSPLNDYSSLIQGMRESLSSILVYFYPLAGRLKKGESGRMEVDCNDEGVEFMEASINIPFQDLEKDGFRRKPFFPKLVHEVNLSEDENYSRPLLLIQITEFEGGGICIGTTLHHVIADGNSFWHFMTSWAECSRGLPLAKPPQHSRTVFKRDDKSPLSISYKVHEIISQGITGAKIFKFVPDNPQSDHIEICGSDNVERPNEGLQKWVDPKRKTQVIYSTFCFTEEIIQDLKQRSGASTSFVAVAAQFWRCVMRAREVPQEEAVYFLFAADCRGRVKPPLLPTYFGNCLSLGLVQTTAYTLINTHISFAADIIQQAITSCTSEEQINYLIDWAESPDRNFITLVRDAGWKYGTNAVSSPRFPLYETDYGWGKPLDVQTATMNEIGVMFMSCAKDGGKSIFVSTCLPQHQMDVLHHLLSVSEE, from the exons ATGGCAGAAAATGAACCAGAAGCCGTTGTGAAAGTGGGGAGAACATCTGTCGTAAAACCGGCCATCCAAACCCCCACCCAGACCATGTTCCTCTCCAACCTTGACTTTTGTTGGTTACCCTTCAACAACGTTCAAAGACTTTTCTTCTACACACAGTCTCCTTTGAACGATTACTCTTCATTAATACAAGGCATGAGGGAAAGCCTTTCCTCAATTTTAGTGTATTTCTATCCTCTGGCTGGTCGGTTGAAGAAGGGAGAATCTGGTAGAATGGAGGTCGATTGCAATGACGAAGGCGTGGAATTTATGGAGGCATCAATTAACATACCCTTTCAAGATTTGGAAAAAGATGGGTTTCGGCGTAAACCCTTCTTCCCAAAGCTTGTCCACGAGGTCAATCTTTCTGAGGATGAAAATTACAGTAGACCGCTTCTGTTAATACAG ATTACAGAGTTTGAGGGAGGTGGGATATGCATAGGAACCACATTGCATCATGTTATAGCAGATGGAAATTCGTTTTGGCACTTCATGACATCATGGGCAGAGTGTAGCAGAGGTCTCCCCCTTGCGAAGCCTCCTCAGCACTCCAGAACAGTCTTTAAACGAGATGACAAGAGTCCTCTGTCAATTTCTTACAAAGTCCATGAGATAATAAGCCAGGGAATTACAGGGGCAAAGATTTTCAAATTTGTACCTGACAATCCACAGTCGGATCATATAGAAATATGTGGTAGCGACAACGTGGAAAGGCCCAACGAGGGTCTCCAGAAATGGGTGGATCCCAAAAGGAAAACACAAGTGATATACTCAACGTTTTGCTTTACAGAAGAGATAATACAAGACTTGAAACAACGAAGCGGGGCTTCGACTTCTTTTGTTGCAGTGGCTGCACAATTCTGGAGATGTGTAATGAGAGCTCGAGAGGTGCCGCAGGAAGAAGCCGTTTATTTCTTATTTGCGGCTGATTGCAGGGGTCGTGTTAAGCCGCCCCTGCTTCCAACTTATTTTGGAAATTGCTTATCTTTGGGTTTGGTGCAGACAACTGCTTACACACTAATCAATACCCACATCTCCTTCGCTGCGGATATTATCCAGCAAGCTATCACTTCCTGCACTTCAGAAGAGCAGATTAATTATCTGATCGACTGGGCAGAATCTCCTGACAGAAATTTTATAACTTTGGTTAGAGATGCCGGGTGGAAATATGGAACTAACGCAGTAAGTTCCCCAAGATTTCCATTGTATGAGACAGATTATGGATGGGGTAAGCCATTGGATGTGCAGACTGCTACAATGAACGAAATTGGAGTCATGTTTATGTCATGTGCGAAGGATGGAGGAAAAAGCATTTTTGTCTCCACTTGCCTTCCTCAACACCAGATGGATGTCTTACATCATCTTCTCTCCGTTTCAGAAGAATGA